A window from Myripristis murdjan chromosome 11, fMyrMur1.1, whole genome shotgun sequence encodes these proteins:
- the rpl14 gene encoding large ribosomal subunit protein eL14 — protein sequence MVFKRFVEIGRVAYVSFGPHAGKLVAIIDVIDQNRALIDGPCTGVKRQAMPFKCMQLTDYVIKVPHSARQKFVKRAWEKAQVNEKWTQSSWAKKIEARQKRAKMSDFDRYKVMKAKRMRNKIIKHEVKKLQKEAAKK from the exons GTGTTCAAGCGCTTCGTCGAGATCGGCCGCGTCGCCTACGTCTCTTTCGGACCCCATGCTGGCAAGCTGGTGGCCATCATCGATGTCATTGACCAAAATAGG GCCCTGATCGATGGCCCCTGCACGGGGGTGAAGAGGCAAGCCATGCCCTTCAAGTGCATGCAGCTCACTGACTACGTGATCAAAGTACCACACAG TGCCCGCCAGAAGTTTGTGAAGAGGGCCTGGGAGAAGGCCCAAGTCAACGAGAAGTGGACACAGAGTAGCTGGGCCAAGAAGATCGAGGCCAGACAAAAG AGGGCCAAGATGTCCGACTTTGATCGCTACAAGGTGATGAAGGCCAAGAGAATG AGGAACAAGATCATCAAGCATGAGGTGAAGAAGCTCCAGAAGGAGGCAGCAAAGAAGTGA